One Cuculus canorus isolate bCucCan1 chromosome 2, bCucCan1.pri, whole genome shotgun sequence genomic region harbors:
- the LOC128851256 gene encoding uncharacterized protein LOC128851256 isoform X4 — protein sequence MEHLENIRDQRDNHPGVRRGGKRAGKETMGVSQWSQVHPRVGGGVPLGPGGPHCGHLPTLGCWRSRLLPACFMVLILDPSHHTSAPPGPKGPISTHVSAWPWWTHHGTHHLLLVLPSSSWHLSSLLGPGGHILAPIISRSCPTHLGTHHLFLAFVDTSWHPSPPGPAHLGTHHLFLAFVDTSWHPSSPPGPAQLILAPIISAWPWWTYLGTHHLQVLPNSSWHPSSLLGPGGHILAPIISSRSCPTQLGTQHLCLALLDPSWCPSSSSPSPILVSISSSHFHLDASHLLLLLLDPSWHPSSFPTGRILVPSSLLGPAEPTSSSPAPVLVPIISFSCIHLVVHQLLLLYPSWCQSSPSSPAPISVPIISSWSCSTHLGATISAWPCPNSSWHPSSPSSPAPILVPIIFSCAHFGASFLLLVLPKLILVPIISFFSCPNSSWCPSSPSPAPILVPSSPSGPPWAPSPPLLKLKPLLPHSGPPSAFSSMWGEAGPWGSPLGWAGGSPSTRTDLYRDFLIRAP from the exons ATGGAGCACCTAGAGAACATCAGAGACCAGAGGGACAACCATCCCGGTGTCAGGAGAGGTGGGaagagagcagggaaggagaccATGGGCGTCTCGCAATGGAGCCAGGTGCACCCCAGGGTGGGTGGTGGGGTCCCTTTGGGACCAGGAGGACCTCATTGTGGTCACTTGCCCACCCtggggtgctggaggagcaggtTGCTGCCAGCATGCTTCATGGTGCTCATCTTGGACCCATCTCACCACACATCAGCACCACCAGGTCCCAAAGGACCTATCAGCACTCACGTGTCTGCTTGGCCGTGGTGGACACATCATGGGACCCATCATCTGCTCCTGGTCCTGCCAAGCTCCTCTTGGCACCTATCATCTCTTCTTGGCCCTGGTGGACACATCTTGGCACCCATCATCTCCAGGTCCTGCCCAACTCATCTTGGCACCCATCATCTCTTCTTGGCCTTTGTGGACACATCTTGGCACCCATCACCTCCAGGTCCTGCCCATCTTGGCACCCATCATCTCTTCTTGGCCTTTGTGGACACATCTTGGCACCCATCATCACCTCCAGGTCCTGCCCAACTCATCTTGGCACCCATCATCTCTGCTTGGCCCTGGTGGACATATCTTGGCACCCATCACCTCCAGGTCCTGCCCAACTCATCTTGGCACCCATCATCTCTGCTTGGCCCTGGTGGACACATCTTGGCACCCATCATCTCCTCCAGGTCCTGCCCAACTCAACTTGGCACCCAACATCTCTGTTTGGCCCTGCTGGACCCATCTTGGTGCCCATCATCTTCTTCTCCTTCACCCATTTTGGTGTCCATCAGCTCCTCCCACTTCCATCTGGATGCGTctcatctcctcctgcttctgctggacCCATCTTGGCACCCATCATCCTTTCCTACTGGACGCATCTTGGTGCCATCATCTCTGCTTGGCCCTGCTGAACCAACGTCTTCTTCTCCTGCACCTGTCTTGGTGCCCATCATCTCCTTCTCCTGTATCCATCTGGTTGtccatcagctccttctcctaTACCCATCTTGGTGCCAatcatctccttcttctcctgcaCCCATCTCGGTGCCCATCATCTCCTCCTGGTCCTGCTCAACCCATCTTGGTGCCACCATTTCTGCTTGGCCCTGCCCAAACTCATCTTGGCACCCatcatctccttcttctcctgcaCCCATCTTGGTGCCCATCATCTTCTCCTGTGCCCACTTTGGtgcctcttttctcctcctggtCCTGCCCAAACTCATCTTGGTGCCCatcatctccttcttctcctgccCAAACTCAT CTTGGTGCCCatcatctccttctcctgcacCCATCTTGGTGCCatcatctccttc GGGACCCCCCTGGGCACCCTCACCCCCTCTGTTGAAGCTGaagcccctcctgccccatagtgGCCCCCCAAGTGCCTTCAGCTCCATGTGGGGCGAAGCAGGACCATGGGGGTCACccctgggctgggctggtggGTCCCCATCAACACGTACAGATCTATACAGAGACTTCTTAATTAGAGCCCCCTAA
- the LOC128851256 gene encoding uncharacterized protein LOC128851256 isoform X2: MEHLENIRDQRDNHPGVRRGGKRAGKETMGVSQWSQVHPRVGGGVPLGPGGPHCGHLPTLGCWRSRLLPACFMVLILDPSHHTSAPPGPKGPISTHVSAWPWWTHHGTHHLLLVLPSSSWHLSSLLGPGGHILAPIISRSCPTHLGTHHLFLAFVDTSWHPSPPGPAHLGTHHLFLAFVDTSWHPSSPPGPAQLILAPIISAWPWWTYLGTHHLQVLPNSSWHPSSLLGPGGHILAPIISSRSCPTQLGTQHLCLALLDPSWCPSSSSPSPILVSISSSHFHLDASHLLLLLLDPSWHPSSFPTGRILVPSSLLGPAEPTSSSPAPVLVPIISFSCIHLVVHQLLLLYPSWCQSSPSSPAPISVPIISSWSCSTHLGATISAWPCPNSSWHPSSPSSPAPILVPIIFSCAHFGASFLLLVLPKLILVPIISFFSCPNSSWCPSSPSSPVSILVPIIFFSCIHLGVHQLLLLYPSWCPSFPSSSAPILVSISSFSCTHLGAHHLLLLHPSWCHHLLLLLYPSWCPSAPSPAPILVPIIFSCAHFGASFLLLVLPKLILVPIISFFSCTHLGAHHLFLLYSSWCPSAPSPVPILVPSSPSSPISILVSISSFSCTHLDAHHLLLLLHPPWCPSSPSSPAPILVPVISFFSCIHLGAHHLLLVYSSWCPSSPSSPVSILVPIIFFSCIHLGVHQLLLLHPS; encoded by the exons ATGGAGCACCTAGAGAACATCAGAGACCAGAGGGACAACCATCCCGGTGTCAGGAGAGGTGGGaagagagcagggaaggagaccATGGGCGTCTCGCAATGGAGCCAGGTGCACCCCAGGGTGGGTGGTGGGGTCCCTTTGGGACCAGGAGGACCTCATTGTGGTCACTTGCCCACCCtggggtgctggaggagcaggtTGCTGCCAGCATGCTTCATGGTGCTCATCTTGGACCCATCTCACCACACATCAGCACCACCAGGTCCCAAAGGACCTATCAGCACTCACGTGTCTGCTTGGCCGTGGTGGACACATCATGGGACCCATCATCTGCTCCTGGTCCTGCCAAGCTCCTCTTGGCACCTATCATCTCTTCTTGGCCCTGGTGGACACATCTTGGCACCCATCATCTCCAGGTCCTGCCCAACTCATCTTGGCACCCATCATCTCTTCTTGGCCTTTGTGGACACATCTTGGCACCCATCACCTCCAGGTCCTGCCCATCTTGGCACCCATCATCTCTTCTTGGCCTTTGTGGACACATCTTGGCACCCATCATCACCTCCAGGTCCTGCCCAACTCATCTTGGCACCCATCATCTCTGCTTGGCCCTGGTGGACATATCTTGGCACCCATCACCTCCAGGTCCTGCCCAACTCATCTTGGCACCCATCATCTCTGCTTGGCCCTGGTGGACACATCTTGGCACCCATCATCTCCTCCAGGTCCTGCCCAACTCAACTTGGCACCCAACATCTCTGTTTGGCCCTGCTGGACCCATCTTGGTGCCCATCATCTTCTTCTCCTTCACCCATTTTGGTGTCCATCAGCTCCTCCCACTTCCATCTGGATGCGTctcatctcctcctgcttctgctggacCCATCTTGGCACCCATCATCCTTTCCTACTGGACGCATCTTGGTGCCATCATCTCTGCTTGGCCCTGCTGAACCAACGTCTTCTTCTCCTGCACCTGTCTTGGTGCCCATCATCTCCTTCTCCTGTATCCATCTGGTTGtccatcagctccttctcctaTACCCATCTTGGTGCCAatcatctccttcttctcctgcaCCCATCTCGGTGCCCATCATCTCCTCCTGGTCCTGCTCAACCCATCTTGGTGCCACCATTTCTGCTTGGCCCTGCCCAAACTCATCTTGGCACCCatcatctccttcttctcctgcaCCCATCTTGGTGCCCATCATCTTCTCCTGTGCCCACTTTGGtgcctcttttctcctcctggtCCTGCCCAAACTCATCTTGGTGCCCatcatctccttcttctcctgccCAAACTCATCTTGGTGCCCGTCGtctccttcttctcctgtaTCCATCTTGGTGCCCATCATCTTCTTCTCGTGTATTCATCTTGGTGtccatcagctccttctcctgtACCCGTCTTGGTGCCCatcatttccttcttcttctgcacCCATCTTGGTGtccatcagctccttctcctgcaCCCACCTTGGTGCCCatcatctccttctcctgcacCCATCTTGGTGCCatcatctccttcttctcctaTATCCATCTTGGTGtccatcagctccttctcctgcaCCCATCTTG GTGCCCATCATCTTCTCCTGTGCCCACTTTGGtgcctcttttctcctcctggtCCTGCCCAAACTCATCTTGGTGCCCatcatctccttcttctcctgcaCCCATCTTGGTGCCCATcatctttttctcctgtattCATCTTGGTGtccatcagctccttctcctgtACCCATCTTGGTGCCatcatctccttcttctcctaTATCCATCTTGGTGtccatcagctccttctcctgcaCCCATCTTGATGcccaccatctccttcttctcctgcaCCCACCTTGGTGCCCatcatctccttcttctcctgcaCCCATCTTGGTGCCCGtcatctccttcttctcctgtaTCCATCTTGGTGCCCATCATCTTCTTCTCGTGTATTCATCTTGGTGCCCatcatctccttcttctcctgtaTCCATCTTGGTGCCCATCATCTTCTTCTCCTGTATTCATCTTGGTGtccatcagctccttctcctgcaCCCATCTTGA
- the LOC128851256 gene encoding helicase SRCAP-like isoform X1 translates to MEHLENIRDQRDNHPGVRRGGKRAGKETMGVSQWSQVHPRVGGGVPLGPGGPHCGHLPTLGCWRSRLLPACFMVLILDPSHHTSAPPGPKGPISTHVSAWPWWTHHGTHHLLLVLPSSSWHLSSLLGPGGHILAPIISRSCPTHLGTHHLFLAFVDTSWHPSPPGPAHLGTHHLFLAFVDTSWHPSSPPGPAQLILAPIISAWPWWTYLGTHHLQVLPNSSWHPSSLLGPGGHILAPIISSRSCPTQLGTQHLCLALLDPSWCPSSSSPSPILVSISSSHFHLDASHLLLLLLDPSWHPSSFPTGRILVPSSLLGPAEPTSSSPAPVLVPIISFSCIHLVVHQLLLLYPSWCQSSPSSPAPISVPIISSWSCSTHLGATISAWPCPNSSWHPSSPSSPAPILVPIIFSCAHFGASFLLLVLPKLILVPIISFFSCPNSSWCPSSPSSPVSILVPIIFFSCIHLGVHQLLLLYPSWCPSFPSSSAPILVSISSFSCTHLGAHHLLLLHPSWCHHLLLLLYPSWCPSAPSPAPILMPTISFFSCTHLGAHHLLLLLHPSWCPSSSPVPTLVPLFSSWSCPNSSWCPSSPSSPAPILVPSSPSSPISILVSISSFSCTHLDAHHLLLLLHPPWCPSSPSSPAPILVPVISFFSCIHLGAHHLLLVYSSWCPSSPSSPVSILVPIIFFSCIHLGVHQLLLLHPS, encoded by the exons ATGGAGCACCTAGAGAACATCAGAGACCAGAGGGACAACCATCCCGGTGTCAGGAGAGGTGGGaagagagcagggaaggagaccATGGGCGTCTCGCAATGGAGCCAGGTGCACCCCAGGGTGGGTGGTGGGGTCCCTTTGGGACCAGGAGGACCTCATTGTGGTCACTTGCCCACCCtggggtgctggaggagcaggtTGCTGCCAGCATGCTTCATGGTGCTCATCTTGGACCCATCTCACCACACATCAGCACCACCAGGTCCCAAAGGACCTATCAGCACTCACGTGTCTGCTTGGCCGTGGTGGACACATCATGGGACCCATCATCTGCTCCTGGTCCTGCCAAGCTCCTCTTGGCACCTATCATCTCTTCTTGGCCCTGGTGGACACATCTTGGCACCCATCATCTCCAGGTCCTGCCCAACTCATCTTGGCACCCATCATCTCTTCTTGGCCTTTGTGGACACATCTTGGCACCCATCACCTCCAGGTCCTGCCCATCTTGGCACCCATCATCTCTTCTTGGCCTTTGTGGACACATCTTGGCACCCATCATCACCTCCAGGTCCTGCCCAACTCATCTTGGCACCCATCATCTCTGCTTGGCCCTGGTGGACATATCTTGGCACCCATCACCTCCAGGTCCTGCCCAACTCATCTTGGCACCCATCATCTCTGCTTGGCCCTGGTGGACACATCTTGGCACCCATCATCTCCTCCAGGTCCTGCCCAACTCAACTTGGCACCCAACATCTCTGTTTGGCCCTGCTGGACCCATCTTGGTGCCCATCATCTTCTTCTCCTTCACCCATTTTGGTGTCCATCAGCTCCTCCCACTTCCATCTGGATGCGTctcatctcctcctgcttctgctggacCCATCTTGGCACCCATCATCCTTTCCTACTGGACGCATCTTGGTGCCATCATCTCTGCTTGGCCCTGCTGAACCAACGTCTTCTTCTCCTGCACCTGTCTTGGTGCCCATCATCTCCTTCTCCTGTATCCATCTGGTTGtccatcagctccttctcctaTACCCATCTTGGTGCCAatcatctccttcttctcctgcaCCCATCTCGGTGCCCATCATCTCCTCCTGGTCCTGCTCAACCCATCTTGGTGCCACCATTTCTGCTTGGCCCTGCCCAAACTCATCTTGGCACCCatcatctccttcttctcctgcaCCCATCTTGGTGCCCATCATCTTCTCCTGTGCCCACTTTGGtgcctcttttctcctcctggtCCTGCCCAAACTCATCTTGGTGCCCatcatctccttcttctcctgccCAAACTCATCTTGGTGCCCGTCGtctccttcttctcctgtaTCCATCTTGGTGCCCATCATCTTCTTCTCGTGTATTCATCTTGGTGtccatcagctccttctcctgtACCCGTCTTGGTGCCCatcatttccttcttcttctgcacCCATCTTGGTGtccatcagctccttctcctgcaCCCACCTTGGTGCCCatcatctccttctcctgcacCCATCTTGGTGCCatcatctccttcttctcctaTATCCATCTTGGTGtccatcagctccttctcctgcaCCCATCTTGATGcccaccatctccttcttctcctgcaCCCACCTTGGTGcccaccatctccttcttctcctgcaCCCATCTTGGTGCCCATCATCTTCTCCTGTGCCCACTTTGGtgcctcttttctcctcctggtCCTGCCCAAACTCATCTTGGTGCCCatcatctccttcttctcctgcaCCCATCTTGGTGCC atcatctccttcttctcctaTATCCATCTTGGTGtccatcagctccttctcctgcaCCCATCTTGATGcccaccatctccttcttctcctgcaCCCACCTTGGTGCCCatcatctccttcttctcctgcaCCCATCTTGGTGCCCGtcatctccttcttctcctgtaTCCATCTTGGTGCCCATCATCTTCTTCTCGTGTATTCATCTTGGTGCCCatcatctccttcttctcctgtaTCCATCTTGGTGCCCATCATCTTCTTCTCCTGTATTCATCTTGGTGtccatcagctccttctcctgcaCCCATCTTGA
- the LOC128851256 gene encoding uncharacterized protein LOC128851256 isoform X3 produces the protein MEHLENIRDQRDNHPGVRRGGKRAGKETMGVSQWSQVHPRVGGGVPLGPGGPHCGHLPTLGCWRSRLLPACFMVLILDPSHHTSAPPGPKGPISTHVSAWPWWTHHGTHHLLLVLPSSSWHLSSLLGPGGHILAPIISRSCPTHLGTHHLFLAFVDTSWHPSPPGPAHLGTHHLFLAFVDTSWHPSSPPGPAQLILAPIISAWPWWTYLGTHHLQVLPNSSWHPSSLLGPGGHILAPIISSRSCPTQLGTQHLCLALLDPSWCPSSSSPSPILVSISSSHFHLDASHLLLLLLDPSWHPSSFPTGRILVPSSLLGPAEPTSSSPAPVLVPIISFSCIHLVVHQLLLLYPSWCQSSPSSPAPISVPIISSWSCSTHLGATISAWPCPNSSWHPSSPSSPAPILVPIIFSCAHFGASFLLLVLPKLILVPIISFFSCPNSSWCPSSPSSPVSILVPIIFFSCIHLGVHQLLLLYPSWCPSFPSSSAPILVSISSFSCTHLGAHHLLLLHPSWCHHLLRDPPGHPHPLC, from the exons ATGGAGCACCTAGAGAACATCAGAGACCAGAGGGACAACCATCCCGGTGTCAGGAGAGGTGGGaagagagcagggaaggagaccATGGGCGTCTCGCAATGGAGCCAGGTGCACCCCAGGGTGGGTGGTGGGGTCCCTTTGGGACCAGGAGGACCTCATTGTGGTCACTTGCCCACCCtggggtgctggaggagcaggtTGCTGCCAGCATGCTTCATGGTGCTCATCTTGGACCCATCTCACCACACATCAGCACCACCAGGTCCCAAAGGACCTATCAGCACTCACGTGTCTGCTTGGCCGTGGTGGACACATCATGGGACCCATCATCTGCTCCTGGTCCTGCCAAGCTCCTCTTGGCACCTATCATCTCTTCTTGGCCCTGGTGGACACATCTTGGCACCCATCATCTCCAGGTCCTGCCCAACTCATCTTGGCACCCATCATCTCTTCTTGGCCTTTGTGGACACATCTTGGCACCCATCACCTCCAGGTCCTGCCCATCTTGGCACCCATCATCTCTTCTTGGCCTTTGTGGACACATCTTGGCACCCATCATCACCTCCAGGTCCTGCCCAACTCATCTTGGCACCCATCATCTCTGCTTGGCCCTGGTGGACATATCTTGGCACCCATCACCTCCAGGTCCTGCCCAACTCATCTTGGCACCCATCATCTCTGCTTGGCCCTGGTGGACACATCTTGGCACCCATCATCTCCTCCAGGTCCTGCCCAACTCAACTTGGCACCCAACATCTCTGTTTGGCCCTGCTGGACCCATCTTGGTGCCCATCATCTTCTTCTCCTTCACCCATTTTGGTGTCCATCAGCTCCTCCCACTTCCATCTGGATGCGTctcatctcctcctgcttctgctggacCCATCTTGGCACCCATCATCCTTTCCTACTGGACGCATCTTGGTGCCATCATCTCTGCTTGGCCCTGCTGAACCAACGTCTTCTTCTCCTGCACCTGTCTTGGTGCCCATCATCTCCTTCTCCTGTATCCATCTGGTTGtccatcagctccttctcctaTACCCATCTTGGTGCCAatcatctccttcttctcctgcaCCCATCTCGGTGCCCATCATCTCCTCCTGGTCCTGCTCAACCCATCTTGGTGCCACCATTTCTGCTTGGCCCTGCCCAAACTCATCTTGGCACCCatcatctccttcttctcctgcaCCCATCTTGGTGCCCATCATCTTCTCCTGTGCCCACTTTGGtgcctcttttctcctcctggtCCTGCCCAAACTCATCTTGGTGCCCatcatctccttcttctcctgccCAAACTCATCTTGGTGCCCGTCGtctccttcttctcctgtaTCCATCTTGGTGCCCATCATCTTCTTCTCGTGTATTCATCTTGGTGtccatcagctccttctcctgtACCCGTCTTGGTGCCCatcatttccttcttcttctgcacCCATCTTGGTGtccatcagctccttctcctgcaCCCACCTTGGTGCCCatcatctccttctcctgcacCCATCTTGGTGCCatcatctccttc GGGACCCCCCTGGGCACCCTCACCCCCTCTGTTGA